The following is a genomic window from Candidatus Vondammii sp. HM_W22.
ATTTTTTGTTTCCCTCTAATTGGCAATGTAGAAAAATTCTGTAAAAAGTTTTGATTTTTCCATGAAGTAGCTATAATAACTACATTACTATTAACTATTGGAGCTATGAACATGAAAACAATGACCTCAAAAGAGGCGCAAAATTCATTTGGTGCTTTTTTAGACACTGCTCAACGTGAGCCTGTTATGGTCACTAGAAGAAATCGTCCTGTTGGGGTAATGCTTTCTATGGAAAACTTACCTGCACTATTTGAATTGGCAGACTCTATGAGGGAGACGATTAAGGCAGGTGTTAAGGCAGGTTTGGCTGATGCCAAAGCAGGTAGAGGGCAAGAATTAACAGATGGTTATATCGCCGATTTAAAAGCAGAATTGCAAGCAAGAATAGATTCTAACAATAGCAAATGAAGCGTTATCAAATAATAATTATGCCATCCGCTAGGGAGGGCTTACTTGCCATTGGTGAATATATTGCACTTGATAACCCTGTTAGAGCAATAATTTTTGTTGATGAAATTACAAGCTCACTAGAAAAAACACTCTCTATTTTTCCCTTTTCAGGAAAAATTTCACAAGAGCTAGATTTAGGTGAAGAAATCAGAGTTTGGTCTCATGCTAATTACAATAGTTATTACCGCATTTTAGACGACAAACAAATTGTAGAGGTGTTATTTATCTTTAATGCTAGTCGTGATGTCGGCTCTCTCATAACAAGCCTGTAGGTAATTTAATCTATACTATCCAGTGAAGTTTTGCACTTCAATTTTTGGTGCTAAACCATTCATTAATGGCTTCATCAATTTTGGATTTTCTAGGTTTTTTTGCCCTTTTTAATAAATCTTATTTGCTCATAACTATGGTAAATTTCAAATAAATATTATGCCACAAGCGACTATAAAACTTAGTTTTTAAAAACATCAGTTTGGTTAAATAGTGCATTTTTAAGATAAATGACTATACCTCTCGTTAAAATCAGGCAAGGCAAGAAAGTGATCAACAAAGCGATTTACCTCGCTCTGGGCGTTAACCTGGAAGGCCACAAGGAATTATTAGGGATGTGGCTATCGGAGAATGAGGGGGCCAAATTCTGGCTGAACGTGTTGACAGAGCTTCAAAACCGCGGTGTGAAGGATATTTTGATTGCCTGTGTCGAAGGCTTAAAAGGCTTTCCTGATGCCATCAACACGGCCTTTCCGGATACCCAGATTCAGCTCTGTATCGTGCATATGGTACGGAACTCGATGAAGTACGTGCCCTGGAAAGACTACAAGCCTGTCACGGCTGATTTGAAAAAGATTTACCAGTCCATCACCGAGGAAGAAGCCTTATTGGCGCTGGATAAATTCTCTGACCGATGGGACAAAAGTTATAGTCAAATCTGGTGTTTAGCCAGTTGAATCAAACGGCGACCTGATCGACTCCTGCTACCTCAAGACCCTCTTTAAATTTGATTCCGGTTATCACCTTCGCCAAGTAATCGAAACCCCGTAATCGTCTCCACGTCTTCTCGGCACACAGGCCGGGTTTGAACATCGCCGTCACGCGATAGGCAGCCCTTGGAACGCCTGGTTCGATGGCGGATTGTCCCGAAGGTGGATTCAATCGGATTGCTGGTCCGAATGCTCTGCCAATGCTGCGCAGGAAATTGATAGAAAGCCATCAGTTCCTCTCGGTCTTTGTGCAGACAGATGGCAGCCTTCGGATACTTTGGCTCATACGTTTTGATAAACAGATCAAAGGCCTTTTCCGCATCGGCCTGGGTCTCCGCCTGCCAGATGTTGTGCAGTGCCTGCTTCGCTTTCGGCTGAGCTGACCTTGGCAGGCAGTTCAGCACGTTCATGGTTTTGTGCATCCAGCAGCGCTGCTGGCGCGTCTCCGGATACACTTCCTCCAGCGCAGCCCGGAATCCCATGGCACCGTCACCGATCGCCAATTTTGGCGGGGTCAGTCCGCGTGACTTCAGTTTCAACAGTACCTCCCGCCAGCTCTGTGTGGACTCCCGTACACCATCCTCAATTGCCAGAAAATGCTTCTCACCACGCTCATTCACGCCGATCACCACCAGGGCACACAGCTTCGTCTGCTCTGCTCTCTGCCCGCTGTAGACACCGTCTGCCCACACATACACCCAGGCGTTCCTCGCACCCGCTCCGATATTCTTCTGCCCAGACCTGCTTCAGACGCGATACCCTGCCGGCCGACAAGCCTGTTGCATCCGGAACCACCAGCACTTTCAGGGCTTCTCCCATCTCTCCACTGGAAATCCCCTTCAGGCAGAGCCACGCCAGCGCCGCTTCCAGTGACTTCGTCTTGCGTACATACGGCGGCACCAGAGCTGATCGGAACGTCACCGGCTCGCCGGTCTTCGCTCGTATTTTGGGGATCTTGACCGTGACCGGCCCCAATCCTGTCTGCAGTTTACGAGCGGGCAGGTGACCATTACGCACCACACCCACCTTGCCATCCTCTGTCCGTCGCTCGACGTGCTCCGCCAGCAGCTCGGCTTCCACCGCCTGGTAGATCAACTGCTCTGCACCGCTTCTCGGCAACTCTGTCAGCGGATCGATAATCGTATCTCGACCTGCCAGCTTAACAACGTTATTCTTACTCATGGTGGGATATCTCCAATGGTTGTTTCGATGTCTCGCAACAACAAATCAACCAGATACCCCGCTTTTTTCAATTCCTTTCAAACACCACCGGTAAAATAGATATCTGCTAGGTTGCCCAGTTCGAATAAGGTGCGTGACTGACTCTTTGCCTCGTCAAGGGCGTCATGCACTGCTTGGCGTAGTGGCTTTCTAGTCATGACGCCGTCCTCAAAAGTCTTACACACAATTACTGTATTGGCGGCGTTCTCTCGGCTTAGCATCAGCGGTGAATGAGTGGAAAAGACAATCTGGAAACCAGCATTTGCCAACTCGGAGAGCGCTTGGCGGAGTCGGCGTACGCCCTGTGGGTGGAGGTATAGCTCGGGTTCGTCGATCAGTAGGAGGCGGCGAGAGGCTTCTTTCGGAGTGCTAGAGCGTGCTTCTGCAAGGTAGCAAATCAAAGCCATCTGAATGGAACGCTGAGCACCTGTCCCGATTTGATCAAATCGCCGCCTACCACCCGTCATCCTGTCCGTGACATGTAGATCGCCAGCCTTGAAGAATTCTTTGACTTGCACCGCCTGCAAGTCCAAATCAAGCGCCAGCCCTGGAAAGAAGCGAGTCAATACCTCCGTGGTTTGCTCATCAAATGCTCTGAGCGGTTTTCTCCATCGGCGGTAAGAATATGGTGGATAGTATCAAGTGCCTTGCTAAGATCATCATGCGCCCTGAGTACCGGAACCATAATCCCATCAAGCAATCCCTTGATCGTCGAGCCTACTTTTGCCTTGCCTAGGTCTTCGCCAATGTCCTCCATGGTCTCGATATAAAGTGGTTCTGGTAGTACCAAGACAGCTTGTGGTAATCCGGTCGGATAGTTCCGCCAATCTTTCGGGACGCCCTCTCCACCATATTTGTCAATTTCCCAGACTTCTTTGGCGATAGCTTTCGCGCCTGTGCCAGTCGCCACCACGCGAATCCAGAGCTTACCGTCCTTGCAGTAAGGCCTAATGGCCTTGCGATGTTTCTCTTCCGGAATTTGCTCAAGTAGTTCGGGGCTAATGCCTTCGATGCAGGCTGACACGACCACTGGTTTCCCCTGGGTCGGAGAAGTCACCTGTAGATAATGCATACGGTTTTAAGGCCCATTGAATTGCCTCAAGGATGGTGGACTTACCAGCGTTATTCTGGCCAACAAGGGGAGTATAGCTTTCCAGAGGAAGTGAAACATCATGACATGCACGGAAGTTGTTTATGGTGATATGGCTAAGGTGGTGCAATTTAAACTCCCTGTTATTATTTTACTGAATCTAGCTTGTCAACTATTCGCCATCGCGTAAATTGAAAGCCGGTGAACATAATAACTGATTATGTTTCAAACACTAATAGCAGAATATAGCGCAATGTTTGGCTGCAAGTATTCAGGGCAACAATTCCTGGGTGCTTGTAGCGGACAGCTAAACGATATTATCAATCTAAAACGGACAATCGGCATTTTATTGAATGGGCTACCTAATTGGTAGCTAGGCTATAATGGGGGGATCAATGGACAAATGCAGTAAATCGTGGCTGCATTGCACGCGCATAAAAACCTCGATGAAGCGGATTTTCTGTAAGTTATTGATTTATTGAATTTACCTGCAGGAGCCGGTTTTGCGATCTGCTGACTATAAAAAGGGGTGATAGAAAGAATTAAGTAATGCGTGCTTCCATTATGCTTCCATGAAATAAAGGTGAATCAGTCTGGTGAAGCAGAGTTGATACTCTCTGGGAAGACCCTGGGTATTTTCTACAAAAAATCGGAATGAATGAAAGAAGGAGGATAGAGGGAGTAAATAATAGTCCCTCTATCCTCTACCCTCTTTTCCTCAGTTGCTCAGGTCATCGGAACCAGTTCTGTAATGGCCCCTTCATTTTTCGCATCGACTTTACCGTAGAGGTCATAGAGAGCCGCTTGCAACGCCTCTTCGATTACCGGGTGGTAGAATGGCATGCGCAGCAGGTCACCCACCGTCAGTTGCTGCTGAATGCACCAAGCCAGCAGATGAGCTAGATTTTCACCCTTGGTGCAGATCATCTCGGCACCGAGTAGTCTGCCGCTGCTCTTTTCTCCATAAACCCGGATGATGCCTCGGTTCTTACCCATAATCAGGGCGCGTCCAACAGGGGCCATTTTTACCTCGCCAATCGTCGTGGTCGCTTCGTCGAGTTCTGCCCAGCGCGCTCCAACATGGCAGATGTTGGGGTCGCAGAAGTTGATCGAGATGGTCACTTTGCGCTGGAATGCCTCGATCTGAGTGCCGCTGGCGTTATGGCCGGCGATACGGCCTTCGTCACCGGCTTCATGGAGCAGCAGGCGTTCGCCATCGACGTCGCCGGCAATGAAAATATGGCTATCTCCAATCTGCATGGTGTTGCGGTTATATCCCGGTATGCCGCGCTCATCCAGATCGATACCAGCGTTCTCTATTGCCAAGTTATCCAGGTTGGGGCGTCGTCCGAGGCTGGCCAATACTTTATCTACCAGCACTGATTGGTCACCAGCGGTGACTCTAAGCTTGTCTCCCTCTTCTGTAATCTCTGCAGCGACACCTAGATGAATGGGGAACTCTCTGCCGAGTATCTCGATGGCGGATTTGGCAACTTCCGGATCATCCAGTCCGCCAATCGTCTCCAGCATGTCGAAGCCGGTGACATTGCCGCCCAGACGGGCCATCGATTGACCGATTTCCAGGCCAATGACACCCAGGCCGATAATGGCAATAGACTCAGGAAGTTGCTCCTGCTCAAAGACCTCATCGGTGGTTAAAATACGGTCACCAAACGCCTTCCAGGGAGCGGGAATTATCGGGCGGGAGCCGGTGGCGATGATGATTTTATCGGCCCGGAAATGTTGGCCTTCCACATCCAGCAGATGAGGGTCGATAAACTTTGCATAACCCTGGATAAAGACCTCTTCACTCATGTTGTCGGTGCTGTTGGAGAGAACCCGGCCGACAAAGGTGTCACGCATCTCCCTTACGTGTTCCATCACCTCTTCCTTATCCAGGGTCAAGTCATTGTGACCCTCTACGCCGTAGCGCCCGAGAATACCTTTGCGGTGGTAGTTTTCAGCGACCTGAATCATCGCTTTTGAAGGCATGCAGCCCACCCGCGCACAGGTCGTTCCCGGTGCTCCGCCATTGATCAGCACAAATTTTTTGCCGGATGGCTTTACCTTACCCAGGGCGTAAAGCCCGGCACTGCCTGAACCTATGATAGCGACGTCAATTTGCTTCTCTTCCACGGGTACCTCCTGAAAAGGAATTATCGGATCTGGGTCCGACCTGAAAAATGATGGAGTGATTCTACCCTGAATAGGCGGCTAAGTTGACCGATTAATAACTGAGGAGTTGTTGTGGGAATGGGAGGATCAGAGTACTTCATGGCAGGCGATAAGGCGGAATGCAAATGCGATTCCACCCTATCACCCATCGCCCAGGATAATTACGAAATAAACCGCAGGTTATTCTGCTTCCTGGCCTGCCATGAAGAGCCAGGTGTCGACCACGGTATCCGGGTTCAGGGAGACACTGCTGATACCCTGATCGAGGAGCCACTTTGCCAGGTCTTTATGATCGGAGGGGCCCTGTCCGCAGATGCCGACATATTTATCGGCTTTATGGCAGGCGGAGATGGCCATGCTGAGCATCTTCTTTACCGCAGGGTCTCGCTCATCAAAACTTTTTGCGATCAGGCTGGAGTCACGGTCCAGTCCGAGGGTCAACTGAGTCATGTCGTTTGATCCGATGGAGAAGCCATCGAAGTACTCCAGAAACTCATCTGCCAGTACGGCGTTGGAGGGGAGTTCGCACATCATGATCAGGCGCAGGCCGTTTTCATCCCGTTTCAGGCCGTTGGCTTCCAGTGCCTCCACGACGCCACGGGCCTCATCCAGGGTGCGGACGAAGGGGATCATGATCTCCACATTGGTCAGCCTCATCTCGTCCCGGACAAATTTTAGTGCCTTGCACTCCATCTCCCAGCAGGGCCGGAAGCTTTCTGAGATATAGCGGGATGCACCGCGGAAGCCGATCATCGGGTTCTCTTCGTTCGGTTCGTACCGGGTGCCGCCAATCAGATTGGCATATTCATTAGATTTGAAATCGGACATGCGCACGATCACCGGGCCTGGTGAAAAAGCGGCGGCAAGGGTGGAGACACCTTCGATTATCTTGGTTGTATAGAAATCCACCGGGCTTTTGTAGGCGGCGATACGGGGGGCGATTTCCGCTTTCAACTCTTCCGGCAGCGTGTCGTACTCCAGTAGCGCCTGGGGATGGATGCCGATCATGTTATTAATGACGAACTCCATTCGTGCCAGGCCGATACCGGCATTGGGGATGCTGGCAAAGTCGAAAGCACGATCCGGGTTTCCCACATTCATCATGATTTTAGTGGGAATCTCCGGCATGGCGTCGAACTTGATTTTCTTGTGTTCAAACTCCAGCAGTCCGTCGTAGATAAAGCCTGTATCACCCTCGGCACAGGAGACGGTCACCTTCTGGCCATCCTTAATGGCGCGGGTGGCATTTTCGCAACCGACTACCGCCGGCACCCCCAGTTCACGGGCGATAATGGCGGCATGACAAGTGCGTCCACCCCGGTTGGTGACGATGGCAGCAGCGCGTTTCATGATCGGTTCCCAGTCGGGATCGGTCATGTCGGTGACCAGTACATCGCCGGGCTTGATCAGGTCCATTTCGTCCAGACTCATGATCACCTTAGCGGTACCGGCTCCGATGCGGGAGCCGATGGAACGTCCTTCGGTGAGGGTTTCTCCATGCTGTTTCAGTTCATACCGCTCCATAACATTGCCGGCACGGCTCTGTACTGTTTCCGGACGTGCCTGGACGATATAGAGCCGGTTATCGAGGCCATCGCGGGCCCACTCGATATCCATTGGATGGCCATAGTGTTTCTCAATGGTAACCGCCTGACGTGCCAGCGCTTCAGCTTCACTGTCAGTAATCGAGAAAAGGTAGCTCTCGGCCTCGTCAATATCAACAATCTTAACCGGGTTGTCGCCGCCCGGATTGTAGACCATTTTGATCGCTTTACTGCCGACATTACGTCGGATCACCGCTGGGCGTCCGGCCTCTAACGTGGGTTTGTGTACATAGAACTCGTCCGGGTTGACGGCACCTTGTACCACCATTTCACCTAAGCCGTAGCTGGAGGTGATGAATACCGCATCACGGAACCCTGATTCTGTATCCAGGGTGAACATCACACCGGAGGCTCCGATGTCGGAGCGAATCATCTTCTGGATACCGGCAGAGAGCGCCACCAGTTTATGCTCAAAACCCTGATGTTCCCGGTAGGCTATGGCGCGGTCGTTGAACAGGGAGGCAAATACCTCGTGGATGGCCTGTTTGATGTGGTCCAGTCCGGAGACATTCAGAAAGGTCTCCTGCTGCCCTGCGAATGAGGCGTCTGGCAGATCCTCTGCTGTTGCCGAGGAGCGTACCGCCCAAGTGACTTCAGTGCCATACTCTTTCACCAAGATGGCGTAGGCTTCGTCAATTGCCAGATTGAGGGATTGCTGGAAGGGTGTCTCCATAATCCACTGGCGAATTTGAGCACCACACTCTGCCAGGGCATGAATATCTTCAATATCCAGCTTATCCAGTGCGCCATTGATCCGGTCTGCCAATCCATCGGTGGCGAGAAAGTCCTGATAGGCGTCCGCAGTTGTTGCGAAGCCCCCGGGAACATCGACACCGAGGTTGGAGAGGTTCTGAATCATCTCTCCCAGCGAGGCAT
Proteins encoded in this region:
- the ppsA gene encoding phosphoenolpyruvate synthase, yielding MNDYVRWLSELGMGDVDKVGGKNASLGEMIQNLSNLGVDVPGGFATTADAYQDFLATDGLADRINGALDKLDIEDIHALAECGAQIRQWIMETPFQQSLNLAIDEAYAILVKEYGTEVTWAVRSSATAEDLPDASFAGQQETFLNVSGLDHIKQAIHEVFASLFNDRAIAYREHQGFEHKLVALSAGIQKMIRSDIGASGVMFTLDTESGFRDAVFITSSYGLGEMVVQGAVNPDEFYVHKPTLEAGRPAVIRRNVGSKAIKMVYNPGGDNPVKIVDIDEAESYLFSITDSEAEALARQAVTIEKHYGHPMDIEWARDGLDNRLYIVQARPETVQSRAGNVMERYELKQHGETLTEGRSIGSRIGAGTAKVIMSLDEMDLIKPGDVLVTDMTDPDWEPIMKRAAAIVTNRGGRTCHAAIIARELGVPAVVGCENATRAIKDGQKVTVSCAEGDTGFIYDGLLEFEHKKIKFDAMPEIPTKIMMNVGNPDRAFDFASIPNAGIGLARMEFVINNMIGIHPQALLEYDTLPEELKAEIAPRIAAYKSPVDFYTTKIIEGVSTLAAAFSPGPVIVRMSDFKSNEYANLIGGTRYEPNEENPMIGFRGASRYISESFRPCWEMECKALKFVRDEMRLTNVEIMIPFVRTLDEARGVVEALEANGLKRDENGLRLIMMCELPSNAVLADEFLEYFDGFSIGSNDMTQLTLGLDRDSSLIAKSFDERDPAVKKMLSMAISACHKADKYVGICGQGPSDHKDLAKWLLDQGISSVSLNPDTVVDTWLFMAGQEAE
- a CDS encoding type II toxin-antitoxin system Phd/YefM family antitoxin, with protein sequence MKTMTSKEAQNSFGAFLDTAQREPVMVTRRNRPVGVMLSMENLPALFELADSMRETIKAGVKAGLADAKAGRGQELTDGYIADLKAELQARIDSNNSK
- a CDS encoding type II toxin-antitoxin system RelE/ParE family toxin, giving the protein MKRYQIIIMPSAREGLLAIGEYIALDNPVRAIIFVDEITSSLEKTLSIFPFSGKISQELDLGEEIRVWSHANYNSYYRILDDKQIVEVLFIFNASRDVGSLITSL
- a CDS encoding dihydrolipoyl dehydrogenase; this encodes MEEKQIDVAIIGSGSAGLYALGKVKPSGKKFVLINGGAPGTTCARVGCMPSKAMIQVAENYHRKGILGRYGVEGHNDLTLDKEEVMEHVREMRDTFVGRVLSNSTDNMSEEVFIQGYAKFIDPHLLDVEGQHFRADKIIIATGSRPIIPAPWKAFGDRILTTDEVFEQEQLPESIAIIGLGVIGLEIGQSMARLGGNVTGFDMLETIGGLDDPEVAKSAIEILGREFPIHLGVAAEITEEGDKLRVTAGDQSVLVDKVLASLGRRPNLDNLAIENAGIDLDERGIPGYNRNTMQIGDSHIFIAGDVDGERLLLHEAGDEGRIAGHNASGTQIEAFQRKVTISINFCDPNICHVGARWAELDEATTTIGEVKMAPVGRALIMGKNRGIIRVYGEKSSGRLLGAEMICTKGENLAHLLAWCIQQQLTVGDLLRMPFYHPVIEEALQAALYDLYGKVDAKNEGAITELVPMT
- a CDS encoding AAA family ATPase — encoded protein: MHHLSHITINNFRACHDVSLPLESYTPLVGQNNAGKSTILEAIQWALKPYALSTGDFSDPGETSGRVSLHRRH